CGTAAGCATGCTGCTGGACAACTTTCCAGTCGCGGGCGAGCGAAGAGAGTCGCGCCTTCTCCCTGTTCGGGTCGCTGCCTTCGAGTCGGTTCTTCTCGGCAAGCTCAGCGGCCAACTTCGCGTCGTGGTCGTTGGTCAGCGCGGTTGCTGCGTCGATCGATGCCTGCGTCGTTGTCACCGAGAGGCCGGATAGAAACACCTCGGCGGCAGTGCCCTGATGAAGGACTGGCAGTTGTGGACGCGCTGCCTGATTCGACCCAATTCGGCGGGTGAGCTCGGCAGAGACCGCCTCGCAGGCATCAGAAAGTTCGTCGAGAATAGTCAACGCCGAGGGTCGGTAGTTGACCTCTGACGCCGTCGTTACGTAGGCATCCCCACAGTCTTCGTCGTAGAACCTGATCCGCGACAAGTCATGACATTGATACTCTCCGAGGCGCCAGGTGACCTCAGTGGCTCCGACCACGTAGTCCAGCTTGGCTGCTTGTGGCGTGTCGCCGTCAGCGAAGACGTTTCCAAGAAGCCGGTCTGACTTGACGCGAGCAGTAACGGCCTCGCGAATGAGCCGGGCGTACCCGGACTTCCCGCTCGCGTTGTTGCCGAAGATGATCGTGAGACCTTCGCCGTCGAAACCGAGGGTTTGGCCGGAGAGAAGCGCGTTAACGCCTGCGACTTCGGATACCTGGAAAAGCCGAACGGGATCGCCTGTCGCGGTGGAGCCGGGGATGTCGGCGGCAGCAACGTCGACCGTGGCCGGGTAACTACCTGAAATCAGCTTGTCCGCGATGGCCGAGATTTCCTCGGGTGACATCAATTCGCCCCGACAGAATTTCGCGGCAGCGTCCTTCTGCCAGTCTGGTCGACCGGAGATCCAAGCCGCCAGGTCGTCGTTCAGCGTCATTACTTGCTCCCGGCGCTCAGCCCGAAGAATCGCTCGAAAAACGTGGTCAACGCCTCAACCACCGTCTGCTTCTTGTCGCCATGCCCGCCTTCAGCTGAGAACCGTGATGTCGGCGGCAGAATCTTGGTGATCGCAGTACCGCCCGTACGCAGCTGGCCGTCGCGGAAGGCCTCGTCGATGAAGGCTCGGGTCTGCTCGGGCTTGAGTTTCTGGTCGGTGATGATCGCCTCAAGCTCAGCCTCCCGCTGGGCGTCGACGTAGGCACTCCACTCGTCGTCGATTTCTCCGTTCAAGGTGACCCGATCGACGAAGTCCATGATGAGGTCCTTCTTGCTCCGCAGTGACGGGCTCGAGTCGACAGCCCGTTGGATCTCTTGGACAGCGTCCACCTCCTTGTCCGAACCGTCGCCCCAGGCTTTTCGCCACTTCTCGACCAGCATCAGGATGTAGTCGACGTTGATCTCGACCTGCTTGATCAGCTCGATCTCGAAGACGACGTCATCGTTGATCGACTCCTTCTCGGCGGCGTCGTCCTTGCGGAACTCGGCGAAGAGGTTGAGGTAGACCGACCGGTAGTCTTGACTCTGTCGTTCGGTGAGGATCTCGTTGCCTGCGAACTCGTCGAAGGAGACGAGGATGTTCTGTAATCGCAGGATCGCGCCGAACAGAGCGATGAACTCCTTCTGCGCGGCCTCCCCCACGATCGGCTCGCCGAGCGGGAACTTGACGAGCAACTCGTTCGCACGATCCGAGTACTCGGCGTAGTAGTCACCGTATGGCTTGAGGATGACAACGCCCTTGGCGTCCTTGTTGCCGAACAGCGCCATTGCGTCGTTGGTCTCCTCCTCCAGGTCACGGAAGGAGACGATGTTGCCGTAGGTCTTGACCGAGTTCAGGATGCGGTTCGTACGCGAGTAGGCCTGGATCAGGCCGTGGGCGCGAAGGTTCTTGTCCACGAACAGGGTGTTCATGGTTGTGGCGTCGAAGCCGGTCAGGAACATGTTGACTACGATCACCATGTCGATCTCGCGGTTCTTCATCCGCTGGGACAAGTCCTTGTAGTAGTTCTGGAACTTGTCGGCACTGGTGTCGTAGCTGGTGCCGAAGTACCCGTTGTAGTCCTTGATCGCCTCTTCGAGGAACGAGCGAGCATCGCCTCCGAGGCCCTCGGTGTCGAAGGCTTCGTCGTCGAGGATGCCGTCGTCGGAGGCTTCGTTGGCACCGTAGGAGAAGATGATGCCGATCTTGAGGCGGCGGTCAGAAGGTAGTCCGGTCTGTTGCTTCTTGAACTCCAGGTAGTAGCGCTGGGCGGCGTCGATGGAGGCAGTGGCGAACAGTGCGTTGAAGCCGCGTACGCGTCGCCGCTCTCTCAGCTCTTCGGCCTTGCGTCGGCTCTTGACGACATCGCCGACGTTGGTGACCACGGCGTGGGAGTAGCTCGATGATCGGCGGGTCTTCTGGTCGAAGTGCTCCAGGATGTACTTGACGATCTCTGCGAGTCGCCGCTGGTCAAGCAGTGCCTTCTCGGAATCGATGGCCGAGACCTGCTTGTCGTCCGGGGCGCCAACCTTGACGGTGTTGATGTAGTCGATCCGGAACGGTAGGACGTTCTTGTCGGTGATGGCGTCGACGATCGTGTAGGTGTGCAGCTTGTCCCCGAAGGCTTGCTCAGTGGTCTTGAGCTTCGGGTTGCCGCCGCTGCTGGCGTTGGCCGAGAAGATCGGGGTCCCGGTGAACCCGAACAGGTTGTAGCGCTTGAACGCCCGGGTGATGTCGGTGTGCATATCCCCGAACTGCGAGCGGTGGCACTCGTCGAAGATGATCACGGCGTGGCCGGAGAAGACCTCGTGGCCCTTGTTGGCCTTGGTGAAGGTCGAGAGTTTCTGGATCGTGGTGATGATGATCCGCGCATTCGGGTCTTCGAGCTGGCGCTTGAGCACCGAAGTTGAGGCGTTGGAGTTGGCTGCCCCCTTCTCGAAGCGGTCGTACTCGCGCATGGTCTGGTAGTCCAGATCCTTGCGGTCGACCACGAAGAGCACCTTGTCGACCGACGCCAACTTCGACGCCAGCTGGGCCGTCTTGAACGAGGTCAGTGTCTTACCCGAGCCCGTGGTGTGCCAGACGTGGCCGCCAGCCTCCACCGAGCCGAGGGTCTTGTAGTTGGTGGCGATGTCGATCTTCTGCAGGATCCGCTCAGTCGCGACGATCTGGTACGGCCGCATCACCAGCAGTAGCCGGTCAGCCGTCAGCACGCAGTACTTGGTCAGGACATTGAGGAACGAGTGCTTGGCGAAGAAGGTCTTGACGAACGCTGTCAGGTCGGTGATTGGCTTGTTCTGCGCGTCCGCCCACCACGAGGTGAACTCGAAGCTGTTCGAGGTCTGGCGGCCTCGCTTGCTTCCTCGTACGCTGCTCTCCTTGACGACGGCGCTCCGCGTGCTGTTGGAGTAGTACTTGGTTAGCGTGCCGTTGCTGATGACGAAGAGCTGGACGTATTCGAAGAGGCCCGAGCCGGCCCAGAAGCTGTCTCGCTGGTACCGGCTGATCTGGTTGAACGCCTCGCGCAGGTCGACACCTCGACGCTTGAGCTCGATGTGCACCATCGGGAGGCCGTTGACCAGCACGGTGACGTCGTAGCGGTTGGCGTAGTTCGCGCCACCCTCGCCCTGACCGACCTCGTATTGGTTGATGACCTGGAGCCGGTTGTTGTGGATGTTGACCTTGTCGAGCAGCCGGACGTTTTTGGTCGACCCGTCGTCGCGGGTCAACAACTGGATGTGGTCTTCCTGGATGCGAACGGTCTTCTCGACGATGCCGTCGCTCTTGCCGGCGATTTTCTCATTGAAGAATTGCTTCCATTCGGCGTCACTGAACGTGATGTCGTTGAGCGCCTCCAACTGGGTGCGCAGGTTGGCAGCGATCTGACCTTCGGAGGTGATCGGGAGGTACTCGTACGCCTGCGACTCCAGGAGGCGAATCATCTCGCGCTCGAGGTCGGCCTCCGACTGGTACGAGGCCGACTGATTCGGATCGGGCGTGTGCTCAGCTACAACGGTGCTGTCGGCCGAGACGGCGATCGGATCGTACTTGCTTGGAGGGCCGTCGCTCATGCCGTGACCGCCCATCTGAACGTCTTCAGGAACTCCTGAAACTCACCCCTCAAAGCATCCTTGTATTCCACTGCCACCTCGGAAGAATCCAGATCCGCGAACCGATCATGGCTGTAGAGGTTGAGAACCTTCGTCAACAGAGCCGCGTCAGGACCGGTTAGCAGATCACCCCAACCTCCCGTATGCCCGAGAAAGTTGGCCGTCTTCTCAAGAAGAGCTCGGAACTGATTGAAGTGCCCCCGTTGAACCGAGTTCTCCAAAATCGCCTGCTGGATATCGTTAATGACCCCAAGGTGATAACTGAAAGGCGTGTCCTTCGACTGTTTACGGAGTGTCCATCCGGCGACTGGTTCTCGCGCAAGAACATACGCGTGGTCATTTTTCCGACGGAGGGAATTGAACAGAACGTTGAAGAAGAGTGCGTGATGGGTCGTGACCAGGAATCTCAGGTCTAGATCTGCGGCACGCTTGATAAGACCAGCCAAGGCGAGCGCAACAGAAACGATACGCACGTCATCCATGGACGACACTGGATCATCAATCACGGCGAGTGTTAGCCCATCGTAATCCGTCGTTGAGCGCAGATCTTCGTTATCAGCAAGGGTTTCTATCGCCTCGCTCAGCACGGAGTAGTAAACACACCATACAAATATGCTTTCCTCTGCCCGCGATATTTTGATGCCGTCGGTCGTGCTGTCATCCCCGGCATAAACACCAAAGACAACTTCGCCGCGAGCGAAGTCGATCAGAGGCTCGATCTTGCCATCGGTGAAACCTTTGAAGTTGTGGATTATCGCCCCATCGAGACCCTGGGTCTCGATAGTCTTCAGTAGTTCTGCTTCGAGATTCATCTTGAGCACTACTCGCTCGTTGTCCCAGCTGAAAACATCCTCGACATACGAGTTGTAGAGGACCACCCCGTCGGGATCACGGTCTTTCATCTGTTGAGCCAACCGCGTCTTACCAATCGTGTTTGGCGCATAGATTAGAGTGCTAAGAGAACCGGATGCGCCCGTCGACAGGTAATCACACAGGCTGTCGATT
The genomic region above belongs to Janibacter limosus and contains:
- a CDS encoding type I restriction endonuclease subunit R, which codes for MSDGPPSKYDPIAVSADSTVVAEHTPDPNQSASYQSEADLEREMIRLLESQAYEYLPITSEGQIAANLRTQLEALNDITFSDAEWKQFFNEKIAGKSDGIVEKTVRIQEDHIQLLTRDDGSTKNVRLLDKVNIHNNRLQVINQYEVGQGEGGANYANRYDVTVLVNGLPMVHIELKRRGVDLREAFNQISRYQRDSFWAGSGLFEYVQLFVISNGTLTKYYSNSTRSAVVKESSVRGSKRGRQTSNSFEFTSWWADAQNKPITDLTAFVKTFFAKHSFLNVLTKYCVLTADRLLLVMRPYQIVATERILQKIDIATNYKTLGSVEAGGHVWHTTGSGKTLTSFKTAQLASKLASVDKVLFVVDRKDLDYQTMREYDRFEKGAANSNASTSVLKRQLEDPNARIIITTIQKLSTFTKANKGHEVFSGHAVIIFDECHRSQFGDMHTDITRAFKRYNLFGFTGTPIFSANASSGGNPKLKTTEQAFGDKLHTYTIVDAITDKNVLPFRIDYINTVKVGAPDDKQVSAIDSEKALLDQRRLAEIVKYILEHFDQKTRRSSSYSHAVVTNVGDVVKSRRKAEELRERRRVRGFNALFATASIDAAQRYYLEFKKQQTGLPSDRRLKIGIIFSYGANEASDDGILDDEAFDTEGLGGDARSFLEEAIKDYNGYFGTSYDTSADKFQNYYKDLSQRMKNREIDMVIVVNMFLTGFDATTMNTLFVDKNLRAHGLIQAYSRTNRILNSVKTYGNIVSFRDLEEETNDAMALFGNKDAKGVVILKPYGDYYAEYSDRANELLVKFPLGEPIVGEAAQKEFIALFGAILRLQNILVSFDEFAGNEILTERQSQDYRSVYLNLFAEFRKDDAAEKESINDDVVFEIELIKQVEINVDYILMLVEKWRKAWGDGSDKEVDAVQEIQRAVDSSPSLRSKKDLIMDFVDRVTLNGEIDDEWSAYVDAQREAELEAIITDQKLKPEQTRAFIDEAFRDGQLRTGGTAITKILPPTSRFSAEGGHGDKKQTVVEALTTFFERFFGLSAGSK